The Cystobacter fuscus DSM 2262 genome includes a window with the following:
- the alaS gene encoding alanine--tRNA ligase, which yields MSSALSASQIREAFLQFFEGRGHRRVASSSLVPQNDPTLLFTNAGMVQFKDVFTGREKRDYSRATTSQKCVRAGGKHNDLDNVGYTARHHTFFEMLGNFSFGDYFKADAIAYGWEFVTKTLGLDTKRLAVTVFNGEGGVPWDEEAFELWAKQGVPRERIYKLGLKDNFWAMGDTGPCGPCSEIHFHQGDDIPCAEVTAGRACQGVACDCDRWLEIWNLVFMQFERKEKDAPLIPLPKPSIDTGAGLERIASVVQGKRSNYDTDLFQSIISRVSELVGKRYTQEDGASMRVVADHARAAAFLIADGVQPSNEGRGYVLRRIMRRAIRHGSILGLNELFFFKVVDRVIELMGDAYPELRDSRTFLIEVSRHEEESFRRTLDRGMKMIDESVAKLKQAGEKKLSGADIYYLHGTYGFPWDLTEIILRERGFEADVEGFWKEIEKEALKNKFAGSGDKAVGAVYQQVLERVGQSEFLGYEGVGHEGEGSVRAILKGGAEVPEAHAGDEVELVLDRTPFYGESGGQMGDTGRIVAHGGKTVAQVADAQRPVPGLVVHKAKVTEGTLKTGDMVQASVDGERRSSIRANHSATHLLHRALKLVLGEHVKQAGSVVAPDYLRFDFSHFSPMTPEQQDQVEDLVNGWVRENTESQTRIMSLEEAKKSGAVAMFGEKYGETVRVVTVHPQTTELCGGTHVRRSGDIGLFKLVSESGVASGVRRITAVTGLGALQYVRETERELKKVAEMLKTSPKDLVKRVEATQKRVKDLERKVEEVSVKAQTGSSKDLLEQARDIHGIKVLATRVDQADANVIRGMADQLRDRIKSGVVLIGGEKDGKVVLLVAATKDVVARGIHAGNLLKELAKEVNGRGGGKPDLAQGGGEDPSRIPAAFDKLYELVQGTTLA from the coding sequence CCTCTGCCCTGTCCGCCTCCCAGATCCGCGAGGCGTTCCTCCAGTTCTTCGAAGGGCGCGGTCATCGCCGCGTCGCGTCGTCGTCCCTCGTCCCCCAGAACGACCCCACCCTGCTGTTCACCAACGCGGGCATGGTGCAGTTCAAGGACGTGTTCACCGGCCGCGAGAAGCGCGACTACAGCCGCGCCACCACCTCGCAGAAGTGCGTGCGAGCAGGCGGCAAGCACAACGACCTCGACAACGTGGGCTACACGGCGCGCCACCACACGTTCTTCGAGATGCTCGGCAACTTCTCCTTCGGCGACTACTTCAAGGCCGACGCCATCGCGTACGGCTGGGAGTTCGTGACGAAGACGCTGGGGCTGGACACCAAGCGGCTCGCCGTCACCGTGTTCAACGGCGAGGGGGGCGTCCCCTGGGACGAGGAGGCGTTCGAGCTGTGGGCGAAGCAGGGCGTGCCCCGCGAGCGCATCTACAAGCTCGGCCTCAAGGACAACTTCTGGGCCATGGGCGACACGGGCCCGTGCGGCCCCTGCTCGGAGATCCACTTCCACCAGGGTGATGACATCCCCTGTGCCGAGGTGACCGCGGGCCGCGCGTGTCAGGGCGTGGCGTGTGACTGCGACCGGTGGCTGGAGATCTGGAACCTCGTGTTCATGCAGTTCGAGCGCAAGGAGAAGGACGCGCCGCTCATCCCCCTGCCCAAGCCGTCCATCGACACGGGCGCGGGTCTGGAGCGCATCGCCTCGGTGGTGCAGGGCAAGCGCTCCAACTACGACACGGATCTCTTCCAGAGCATCATCTCGCGCGTGAGCGAGCTGGTGGGCAAGCGCTACACCCAGGAGGATGGCGCCTCCATGCGCGTCGTGGCGGACCACGCCCGCGCGGCCGCCTTCCTCATCGCCGATGGCGTGCAGCCCTCCAACGAGGGCCGCGGCTACGTCCTGCGCCGCATCATGCGCCGCGCCATCCGCCACGGCTCCATCCTCGGACTCAACGAGCTGTTCTTCTTCAAGGTCGTCGATCGCGTCATCGAGCTGATGGGGGACGCCTACCCCGAGCTGCGCGACAGCCGCACCTTCCTCATCGAGGTGTCGCGGCACGAGGAGGAGAGCTTCCGGCGCACGCTCGATCGCGGCATGAAGATGATCGACGAGAGCGTGGCGAAGCTGAAGCAGGCCGGCGAGAAGAAGCTGTCGGGCGCGGACATCTACTACCTGCACGGCACCTACGGCTTCCCGTGGGACCTGACGGAGATCATCCTGCGCGAGCGCGGCTTCGAGGCCGACGTCGAGGGCTTCTGGAAGGAGATCGAGAAGGAGGCCCTGAAGAACAAGTTCGCGGGCTCCGGCGACAAGGCGGTGGGCGCCGTCTACCAGCAGGTGCTCGAGCGCGTGGGCCAGAGCGAGTTCCTCGGCTACGAGGGCGTGGGCCACGAGGGCGAGGGCTCGGTGCGCGCCATCCTCAAGGGCGGCGCCGAGGTGCCCGAGGCCCACGCGGGTGACGAGGTGGAGCTGGTGCTCGACCGCACGCCCTTCTACGGCGAGTCCGGCGGACAGATGGGCGACACCGGCCGCATCGTGGCCCATGGGGGCAAGACGGTGGCCCAGGTGGCCGACGCGCAGCGCCCGGTGCCCGGCCTCGTCGTCCACAAGGCGAAGGTGACCGAGGGCACGCTCAAGACGGGCGACATGGTGCAGGCGAGCGTGGACGGCGAGCGCCGCTCGTCCATCCGCGCCAACCACTCGGCCACGCACCTGTTGCACCGCGCGCTCAAGCTGGTGCTCGGCGAGCACGTGAAGCAGGCCGGCTCCGTGGTGGCGCCGGACTACCTGCGCTTCGACTTCTCGCACTTCTCGCCCATGACGCCCGAGCAGCAGGATCAGGTGGAAGACCTGGTCAACGGCTGGGTGCGCGAGAACACCGAGTCCCAGACGCGCATCATGAGCCTGGAGGAGGCGAAGAAGTCGGGCGCCGTCGCCATGTTCGGCGAGAAGTACGGCGAGACGGTGCGCGTCGTCACCGTGCACCCGCAGACCACGGAGCTGTGCGGCGGCACCCACGTGCGACGCAGCGGAGACATCGGCCTGTTCAAGCTCGTGAGCGAGAGCGGTGTGGCCTCGGGCGTGCGGCGCATCACCGCCGTCACGGGCCTGGGCGCCCTCCAGTACGTGCGCGAGACCGAGCGCGAGCTGAAGAAGGTCGCCGAGATGCTCAAGACCTCGCCCAAGGACCTGGTCAAGCGCGTGGAGGCCACGCAGAAGCGCGTGAAGGACCTGGAGCGCAAGGTCGAGGAGGTGTCCGTGAAGGCCCAGACGGGCTCCAGCAAGGATCTGCTCGAGCAGGCGCGCGACATCCACGGCATCAAGGTGCTCGCCACGCGCGTGGACCAGGCGGACGCGAACGTCATCCGCGGCATGGCCGACCAGCTGCGCGACCGCATCAAGTCCGGCGTGGTGCTCATCGGCGGTGAGAAGGACGGCAAGGTCGTCCTGCTCGTGGCGGCCACCAAGGACGTGGTGGCCCGGGGCATCCACGCGGGCAACCTGCTCAAGGAGCTCGCCAAGGAGGTCAACGGCCGCGGCGGAGGCAAGCCCGACCTGGCCCAGGGCGGTGGCGAGGATCCCTCGCGCATCCCCGCCGCCTTCGACAAGCTCTACGAGCTGGTCCAGGGAACCACCCTCGCATGA
- a CDS encoding DUF4352 domain-containing protein, translating to MRAPTQALLLLLCAAAPLGGCKEKSVDGPSEDRTLEKLRLEVDRVNQGGAPSAPPGTPTDPHAQLADLAAAQDSDAVKPLALASREAVSVDTLELQPTGLESMHSLRGAGKVALTTSDLFVRVKLEARNTGAKAVDVPLSAAKLVDAEGQEYPIPRDAQAVGGTRKLDHTWEPGQSESLDLVFEVPLAAVTPGLVLVFPSRGGKDTRLPLQ from the coding sequence ATGAGAGCCCCCACCCAGGCGCTCCTCCTGCTGCTCTGCGCGGCCGCTCCGTTGGGCGGCTGCAAGGAGAAATCCGTGGACGGTCCCTCCGAGGACCGCACCCTGGAGAAGTTGCGCCTGGAAGTGGACCGCGTGAACCAGGGCGGCGCCCCCTCGGCCCCGCCCGGCACGCCCACCGATCCCCACGCGCAGCTCGCCGACCTCGCCGCCGCGCAGGACTCGGACGCGGTGAAGCCGCTCGCGCTGGCCTCGCGCGAGGCCGTGAGCGTGGACACGCTCGAGCTCCAGCCCACGGGCCTGGAGTCGATGCACTCGCTGCGCGGCGCCGGCAAGGTGGCCCTCACCACCTCGGACCTCTTCGTGCGCGTGAAGCTCGAGGCGCGCAACACCGGCGCGAAGGCCGTGGACGTGCCGCTGTCGGCGGCGAAGCTCGTGGACGCCGAGGGCCAGGAGTACCCCATCCCCCGCGATGCACAGGCCGTGGGCGGCACCCGGAAGCTGGACCACACCTGGGAGCCAGGGCAGAGCGAGTCGCTCGACCTCGTCTTCGAGGTACCCCTGGCCGCCGTCACGCCCGGTCTGGTGCTCGTGTTTCCATCCCGCGGCGGCAAGGACACCCGCCTTCCGCTGCAATGA
- a CDS encoding Hsp70 family protein — MTVEPKLLPLRIRLPYATEEEFIVRYGAYVARGGLFLATRAPKTEGTRLLFELVLADGGRLLRGEGVVVKSQADGPRAGMTVRFVRLDVHSKALIDRVMDRKGQGPATAKPPFAPDFPTPEEAPAAPAAPAPPPAETTRKGRPVISAEALRRQAERMPIPGSSRTPSREGIPTVAPVSAEPLPAPEPPVSFAPEPLAPVAPEPSIAFEPEPPAFVVPEPPVPLAPEPPAPVVPEPPVPEFKGRRRAILDVVPVAPVTAAPRDVVLGIDLGTSWARAAVHHQGTLQLIPVGGAQALPALLAVNESGQLLMGEAARAEAERAPGHALPGLRRLLGVRARSPLMRALSGPLPFALSTSPLGDASIDLHGRQFLLPELAAQLLRELKSAASSFLGHEAARTVLCVPAHFDDRQRAAMREAATLAGLEVLRILNAPSAAALAFGHGRGLARKRLLVVELGGGGLDVSVVQLTGDDLEVITTGGDPTLGGMDFDARIAEALATARQAQGLPRPEHPSDWAELLLAAETAKVALSEREEVSLPMPGGAPPFVLTRQRLDTLTEDLVQRLTLVVRQVLESSALTPQGLDEVLLLGSQGRAPLVRRGLEEALGVPVRTDVGAEHPAALGAALLGQGLLDAEKGKPGATVSEVLSVPVGVAERGGGLRRVLERDTRLPAEKTLVIPVTAGPLALALFQGPSLVAVENEYLGTLSLTLERPGEAEVHFSLSQDGLLSLAVTLPGVKRQPVTLTAQPPEDAEWEALLSRSPFEGEPGTRPGGLLSGLRKLFGRR, encoded by the coding sequence GTGACGGTCGAGCCCAAGCTGCTCCCGCTGCGCATCCGCCTTCCGTACGCCACGGAGGAGGAGTTCATCGTCCGCTACGGCGCCTATGTCGCCCGGGGCGGCCTCTTCCTCGCCACGCGCGCGCCCAAGACCGAGGGAACCAGGCTCCTGTTCGAGCTGGTGCTGGCCGACGGCGGACGCCTCCTGCGGGGCGAGGGCGTGGTGGTGAAGTCCCAGGCCGACGGCCCTCGCGCGGGAATGACGGTGCGCTTCGTGCGCCTGGACGTGCACAGCAAGGCGCTCATCGACCGCGTCATGGACCGCAAGGGCCAGGGCCCGGCGACGGCGAAGCCTCCCTTCGCCCCGGACTTCCCCACGCCGGAAGAAGCTCCGGCCGCGCCCGCAGCGCCAGCCCCACCGCCCGCCGAGACGACTCGGAAGGGACGCCCCGTCATCTCCGCGGAAGCCCTGCGCCGGCAAGCCGAGCGCATGCCCATCCCGGGCTCCTCCAGGACCCCGTCCCGCGAGGGAATTCCCACCGTCGCTCCGGTCAGCGCGGAGCCACTCCCCGCCCCCGAGCCACCCGTTTCCTTCGCGCCCGAGCCTCTCGCGCCCGTGGCTCCCGAGCCGTCCATTGCCTTCGAGCCCGAGCCCCCCGCGTTCGTGGTCCCCGAGCCGCCCGTTCCCCTCGCGCCCGAGCCTCCCGCGCCCGTGGTTCCCGAACCACCCGTGCCCGAGTTCAAGGGCCGGCGGCGCGCCATCCTCGACGTGGTCCCCGTGGCCCCCGTCACGGCCGCGCCTCGCGACGTCGTGCTCGGCATCGATCTGGGCACCTCATGGGCACGTGCCGCCGTTCACCACCAGGGCACGCTCCAGCTCATCCCCGTCGGTGGGGCCCAGGCCCTCCCCGCGCTCCTCGCCGTGAACGAGTCGGGCCAGCTCCTCATGGGTGAGGCGGCCCGGGCCGAAGCCGAGCGCGCACCGGGCCACGCCCTCCCCGGGCTGCGCCGCCTCCTCGGAGTGCGCGCCCGCTCGCCGCTGATGCGCGCGCTGAGCGGCCCCCTGCCCTTCGCGCTGAGCACCAGCCCCCTGGGTGACGCGAGCATCGACCTTCACGGCCGCCAGTTCCTCCTGCCCGAGCTCGCCGCCCAGCTCCTGCGCGAGCTCAAGTCCGCCGCCTCCTCCTTCCTCGGCCACGAGGCCGCGCGCACCGTGCTGTGCGTTCCCGCCCACTTCGACGACCGGCAGCGCGCCGCCATGCGCGAGGCGGCCACGCTCGCCGGACTCGAGGTGCTGCGCATCCTCAACGCGCCCTCGGCCGCAGCGCTCGCCTTCGGGCATGGGCGGGGGCTGGCGCGCAAGCGGCTGCTGGTGGTGGAGCTCGGTGGAGGGGGGCTCGATGTGTCCGTCGTGCAGCTCACCGGCGACGACCTCGAGGTCATCACCACCGGAGGAGACCCCACCCTCGGCGGCATGGACTTCGACGCGCGCATCGCCGAGGCGCTCGCCACGGCCCGCCAGGCCCAGGGGCTGCCCCGTCCCGAGCACCCCTCCGACTGGGCCGAGCTGTTGCTCGCCGCCGAGACCGCCAAGGTGGCCCTGAGCGAGCGGGAGGAGGTGTCCCTGCCCATGCCCGGCGGCGCTCCGCCCTTCGTGCTCACGCGCCAGCGCCTGGACACCCTCACCGAGGATCTCGTGCAGCGCCTCACCCTCGTCGTGCGGCAGGTGCTCGAGTCCAGCGCGCTCACGCCCCAGGGACTCGACGAGGTGCTGCTGCTGGGCAGCCAGGGCCGCGCGCCCCTGGTGCGTCGCGGGCTGGAGGAGGCCCTGGGCGTGCCCGTGCGCACGGACGTGGGGGCCGAGCACCCGGCGGCGCTCGGCGCGGCGCTGCTGGGCCAGGGGCTGCTCGACGCCGAGAAGGGCAAGCCGGGCGCCACCGTCTCCGAGGTGCTCTCCGTTCCCGTGGGCGTCGCCGAGCGCGGAGGCGGGCTGCGGCGCGTCCTCGAGCGCGACACGCGCCTGCCCGCGGAGAAGACGCTGGTGATTCCCGTCACCGCCGGCCCGCTCGCCCTCGCGCTCTTCCAGGGGCCCTCGCTCGTGGCGGTGGAGAACGAGTACCTCGGCACGCTCTCCCTCACCCTCGAGCGTCCGGGCGAGGCCGAAGTGCACTTCAGCCTGTCGCAGGACGGGCTCCTGTCGCTGGCCGTCACCCTGCCCGGCGTCAAGCGTCAGCCGGTCACCCTCACCGCGCAGCCACCCGAGGACGCGGAGTGGGAGGCCCTGCTGTCGCGCTCCCCCTTCGAGGGCGAGCCCGGGACGCGTCCGGGCGGACTCCTGTCGGGTCTGCGCAAGCTCTTCGGCCGCCGCTGA